Proteins encoded by one window of Primulina huaijiensis isolate GDHJ02 chromosome 1, ASM1229523v2, whole genome shotgun sequence:
- the LOC140984878 gene encoding xyloglucan endotransglucosylase protein 1-like: MKMLTIFFALFFFVSATFAGNFYQDFAVTWGGGRAKSFDNGNSLTLTLDRESGSGFRSKRQFLFGKIDMKIKLVPGNSAGTVTTYYLSSLGQFHDEIDFEFLGNLSGQPYVMHTNVYAQGKGSKEQQFYLWFDPTKDFHTYSIQWNPQSIIFSVDGTPVRQFKNLESRGIPFPKSQQMWIYASLWNADDWATRGGLVKTDWSKAPFYATFTGFNALSCPNYASCSTNSWFSQSLDYAATAKMKWIQKNYMVYNYCTDYRRFPQGFPPECSIA, translated from the exons ATGAAGATGCTTACGATTTTTTTCGCCTTGTTTTTCTTCGTCTCGGCTACTTTTGCTGGGAATTTCTACCAAGATTTTGCCGTAACATGGGGGGGTGGACGGGCGAAATCTTTCGATAACGGAAATTCGCTTACACTGACTTTAGACAGGGAATCTGGCTCCGGATTCAGGTCCAAGAGACAGTTCCTGTTTGGGAAAATCGACATGAAGATCAAGCTTGTGCCTGGAAATTCTGCTGGCACGGTTACAACATACTAT TTATCATCACTTGGACAATTCCACGATGAAATCGACTTCGAATTTCTTGGTAATCTAAGCGGGCAACCTTATGTAATGCATACAAATGTGTATGCACAAGGCAAAGGCAGCAAAGAGCAACAATTTTATCTCTGGTTTGATCCCACCAAGGACTTCCATACTTACTCCATCCAATGGAATCCTCAAAGCATCAT ATTTTCAGTCGACGGAACTCCGGTGAGGCAATTCAAGAATCTTGAATCTCGAGGGATACCGTTCCCGAAAAGCCAACAGATGTGGATATACGCGAGCCTGTGGAATGCGGATGACTGGGCAACGAGAGGGGGACTAGTGAAAACGGATTGGTCGAAGGCTCCTTTCTATGCTACTTTCACTGGATTCAATGCCCTCTCTTGCCCCAACTATGCTTCATGTTCCACGAACTCTTGGTTCTCACAGTCACTGGATTATGCTGCCACTGCAAAAATGAAGTGGATACAGAAGAATTATATGGTTTACAACTATTGCACTGACTACAGGAGGTTTCCTCAAGGGTTCCCCCCAGAATGCTCCATAGCAtga
- the LOC140984893 gene encoding 2-methoxy-6-polyprenyl-1,4-benzoquinol methylase, mitochondrial-like isoform X2, producing MNEVMSGGMYRLWKEKLVSKLNPFPEIPFWIFLNVLAIHGKHLDVAGGTGFGEDKSLIWVEGDAEALQFEDNSMDGYTIAIGIRNVTHIKKALAEAFRVLKRGGKFLCLELNHVDLPIFKRVV from the exons ATGAATGAAGTGATGAGTGGTGGAATGTATAGATTATGGAAAGAAAA ATTGGTTTCCAAATTGAATCCATTTCCTGAAATACCTTTCTGGATATTCCTCAATGTCCTGGCTATTCACGGGAAACACCTTGATGTAGCAGGGGGAACTG GTTTTGGAGAGGATaagtctcttatttgggtcgaAGGAGATGCAGAAGCATTACAATTTGAAGACAACTCAATGGATGGTTATACGATTGCAATTGGCATTAGGAATGTTACACACATAAAGAAAGCTCTTGCAGAAGCTTTCAG GGTCTTGAAACGGGGAGGAAAATTTCTTTGCCTTGAACTGAACCATGTAGATCTTCCAATTTTCAAAAGAGTT GTATGA
- the LOC140984893 gene encoding 2-methoxy-6-polyprenyl-1,4-benzoquinol methylase, mitochondrial-like isoform X1: protein MNEVMSGGMYRLWKEKLVSKLNPFPEIPFWIFLNVLAIHGKHLDVAGGTGFGEDKSLIWVEGDAEALQFEDNSMDGYTIAIGIRNVTHIKKALAEAFRVLKRGGKFLCLELNHVDLPIFKRVVSISIMELTEGFAFLSPFIKCILFRFQGALTFSRSLLVFSFVLTYKK from the exons ATGAATGAAGTGATGAGTGGTGGAATGTATAGATTATGGAAAGAAAA ATTGGTTTCCAAATTGAATCCATTTCCTGAAATACCTTTCTGGATATTCCTCAATGTCCTGGCTATTCACGGGAAACACCTTGATGTAGCAGGGGGAACTG GTTTTGGAGAGGATaagtctcttatttgggtcgaAGGAGATGCAGAAGCATTACAATTTGAAGACAACTCAATGGATGGTTATACGATTGCAATTGGCATTAGGAATGTTACACACATAAAGAAAGCTCTTGCAGAAGCTTTCAG GGTCTTGAAACGGGGAGGAAAATTTCTTTGCCTTGAACTGAACCATGTAGATCTTCCAATTTTCAAAAGAGTTGTAAGTATTTCGATCATGGAGCTTACAGAAGGATTCGCTTTTCTCTCACCATTTATAAAATGTATCTTGTTTCGGTTTCAAGGGGCATTAACTTTTTCCAGGTCACTCCTAGTATTTTCTTTCGTTTTGACATATAAAAAGTAA
- the LOC140984916 gene encoding glycosyltransferase BC10-like produces MKSAKAWRLGIKGMHLLPGPRQRSHLKKPTWIIVLVSFVSFFLVCAYIFPPRSAAACYIFSSGGCKALEKWLPPAPARELTDDEIASRVVIRDILNVPLTISQNPKIAFMFLTPGALPFEKLWDKFFQGHEGRFSVYVHASKDKPLHFSRNFINREIRSGEVEWGTISMIDAERRLIANALKDQDNQHFVLLSDSCIPLHDFDYVYKYLMQANISFIDSFEDPGPHGNGRYIEHMLPEVEKKDFRKGAQWFTMKRQHAIIVMADRLYYTKFRDYCRPGMEGSRNCYSDEHYLPTFFSMLDPAGISNWSVTHVDWSEGKWHPKSYEAQDITIELMRNITSIADSVHVTSDEKKEIQIRPCVLHGDQQPCYLFARKFLPGTLNNLMQLFPNYTSI; encoded by the exons ATGAAGTCGGCTAAGGCATGGCGTCTAGGTATCAAAGGCATGCATCTATTGCCAGGGCCTCGCCAGCGCAGTCATTTGAAGAAGCCAACATGGATTATTGTCCTGGTTTCTTTTGTCAGTTTTTTCTTAGTTTGTGCCTATATTTTTCCACCTCGAAGTGCTGCAGCATGTTATATATTCTCATCCGGTGGTTGCAAAGCATTAGAAAAATGGCTCCCACCTGCTCCTGCAAGAGAACTCACCGATGATGAAATAGCTTCACGTGTTGtaattagagacattcttaacGTTCCGCTTACCATATCACAGAATCCAAAAATAGCATTCATGTTTCTTACACCAGGTGCATTACCTTTTGAGAAGCTATGGGATAAATTTTTCCAG GGCCATGAAGGTAGATTCTCTGTATACGTTCATGCGTCCAAGGATAAACCTTTGCATTTTAGTCGTAATTTTATTAATCGGGAAATACGCAGTGGCGAG GTAGAATGGGGAACAATTTCGATGATTGACGCGGAAAGGCGGCTTATAGCAAATGCCCTAAAAGATCAAGACAACCAGCACTTTGTATTACTTTCTGACAG TTGCATACCCCTTCatgattttgattatgtgtaCAAGTATCTCATGCAAGCAAACATTAGCTTCATAGACAG TTTTGAGGATCCTGGTCCTCATGGAAATGGCAGGTACATTGAACATATGTTACCTGAAGTCGAGAAGAAAGACTTTCGAAAGGGTGCACAG TGGTTCACGATGAAACGGCAGCATGCTATTATAGTTATGGCTGACAGACTCTACTACACAAAATTCAGGGATTACTGCAGG CCGGGAATGGAGGGTTCCCGCAACTGCTACTCTGATGAGCACTATTTACCAACATTTTTCTCT ATGCTTGATCCTGCAGGGATCTCGAACTGGTCAGTAACACATGTTGATTGGTCCGAAGGGAAGTGGCATCCGAAATCATATGAAGCACAAGATATTACCATCGAGCTAATGAGAAACATCACG tCTATCGCAGACAGTGTCCATGTCACTAGCGACGAAAAG AAAGAAATTCAGATCAGACCCTGTGTTCTTCATGGAGATCAACAGCCGTGTTATTTATTTGCGAGGAAATTTTTGCCTGGAACTCTAAATAATTTGATGCAACTGTTCCCTAATTACACATCTATTTGA
- the LOC140984933 gene encoding pentatricopeptide repeat-containing protein At5g57250, mitochondrial — MFSLSALWKSGFTPTLKDFNKFLRFLYQNRRFTAIIHVFRQFGSNKVKPDIHARTIFTKALLKVHKYDEAAEFLKTLSGKSEILQKNQIFDSVIQGLCRFGKDPENGLSLLKDFLKTDGSFPSSRTFFSLIYCFSSIGKMDRVIELVKLMADDKFKYPFDNFICSSVISGFVRIGEPGLAVEFYENAVKSSSLKPNTVTCTSVLTAYCSLGKVEKIRDLVSWMENNELALDVVFYSNWIYGCLEKGLMDEALQNYRAMGDRKVELDIIGYTILVDGFSKAGYVEKAVGILYKMRKKGLEPNLVTYTAIILGFCKKGKLEEAFAIFRMLKTLEIKIDEFAYAILIHGVCKKRNFDLVFHLLDEMENRGINPGVVTYNTVINGLCKGGRTSEADNFSKAIVGDVVTYSTLLHGYIQEQSASGILDTKRRLEKAGIHKDVIMCNILIKALLLVGLFEDALSIYKGLPQMDLTPNSVTYITLIDGYCKSGRIGEALEIFDEFRKTSNSSVACYDCIISGLCKKGMVGMALDIFIEYIKKGLPLNETMYMMLFKTTLDKYGEEGVLNVIARIKHVRLPALNIVCNDAICFLCKMGFTEASCTILFFMKNSGIELTNLCYYSIIRALLSEGQRLFALHILISFIKIHGMYDLRVTETLIHYLCLSDVKKALVFLSIMNDKKLRVTIPATVFGTLIYGGRVLDAYELLIRAENNLPVMNAVDYSIMVDKLCKDLLIEKALDLCSFAKKKGVALNVVTYNSVIHGLCRQGCLVEAFRLFDSMEITGVAASKITYGTLIDALVKEGLLLDARTVFERMFLKNLQPNTHIYNSLINGYCNSSQFEEAIKLFCDLEARNLNPDGFTVSALINGYCRKGDMEGALNLYFEFRSKGILPDFLGFLCAIRGLCAKGRMEESRNILKEMLQTPSVIVLLRKIDSELQSDSVENLLGSLCEQGSILEAVTLLGEVETALFPGRRNSSFRGSTTHDLDHGPLIFGENMMKILSDDYGKTQQLRDFDSFYALVHSFCSKGELAKANRLAKLIMEI, encoded by the coding sequence ATGTTCTCGCTTTCAGCACTTTGGAAAAGTGGTTTTACACCAACTCTAAAAGATTTCAACAAATTCCTTCGTTTTCTTTATCAAAATAGAAGATTTACTGCCATTATTCACGTCTTCCGTCAATTCGGCTCAAACAAAGTGAAACCTGACATCCATGCTCGCACAATCTTCACTAAAGCTTTGTTGAAAGTGCACAAATATGATGAAGCCGCTGAATTCTTGAAAACCCTCTCAGGGAAGTCCGAGATTTTACAGAAAAATCAAATCTTTGATTCTGTAATCCAAGGACTTTGTAGATTTGGCAAAGATCCTGAGAACGGTCTTTCTTTGTTAAAGGATTTCTTGAAAACGGATGGTAGCTTTCCTTCTTCTCGTACTTTTTTCTCATTAATTTATTGCTTTAGCTCAATTGGAAAAATGGACAGAGTGATTGAGTTGGTAAAGTTGATGGCTGATGATAAATTCAAGTACCCttttgataactttatttgtaGTTCTGTGATTTCGGGTTTTGTAAGGATTGGGGAGCCTGGTCTGGCAGTTGAGTTTTATGAGAATGCTGTAAAATCTTCTTCTTTGAAGCCTAATACTGTCACATGTACATCTGTTTTGACTGCTTACTGTAGCTTAGGTAAAGTAGAAAAGATACGTGATTTGGTTTCTTGGATGGAAAATAATGAGTTAGCTCTTGATGTTGTGTTTTATAGTAATTGGATTTATGGGTGTCTAGAGAAAGGATTGATGGATGAGGCATTGCAAAATTATAGAGCTATGGGGGATAGGAAAGTTGAGTTGGATATTATCGGTTACACTATTCTTGTAGATGGATTTTCGAAGGCCGGATATGTGGAAAAGGCTGTAGGAATTTTGTACAAGATGAGAAAGAAGGGACTTGAACCAAATTTGGTTACTTACACTGCAATTATTTTAGGTTTTTGCAAGAAAGGAAAATTAGAGGAGGCATTTGCAATATTTAGAATGCTGAAAACTTTGGAGATTAAGATTGATGAGTTTGCTTATGCCATTTTGATTCATGGAGTTTGTAAGAAGCGTAATTTTGATCTTGTCTTCCATCTTCTTGATGAAATGGAGAATAGAGGAATAAATCCTGGAGTCGTAACATATAACACCGTCATTAATGGACTATGCAAAGGTGGGAGGACATCAGAAGCTGACAATTTCTCAAAGGCTATTGTTGGAGATGTTGTCACGTATAGTACATTACTACATGGCTATATTCAAGAACAAAGTGCCTCAGGAATTTTAGATACAAAGAGAAGACTCGAAAAAGCTGGCATCCATAAGGATGTCATAATGTGCAACATTCTGATAAAAGCTCTTCTATTGGTTGGCTTGTTCGAGGATGCTCTTTCAATTTATAAAGGATTGCCACAGATGGACCTAACTCCGAATTCTGTTACTTACATTACTCTGATTGATGGATATTGTAAATCAGGTAGGATTGGTGAGGCTCTTGAAATATTTGATGAGTTCCGGAAAACATCAAACTCTTCAGTTGCATGTTACGATTGTATTATTTCGGGGCTTTGCAAAAAAGGCATGGTGGGTATGGCGCTCGACATTTTTATTGAATATATCAAGAAAGGTTTGCCTTTAAATGAAACAATGTACATGATGTTGTTCAAAACAACATTAGACAAATATGGCGAAGAAGGAGTTTTAAATGTTATAGCAAGAATAAAACATGTACGGCTTCCAGCCCTGAATATTGTATGCAATGATGCCATTTGTTTCCTGTGCAAAATGGGTTTTACAGAGGCATCGTGCACCATCTTATTTTTTATGAAGAATAGTGGTATAGAATTGACGAACTTGTGTTATTATTCGATCATCAGAGCTCTTCTTTCTGAAGGCCAAAGATTGTTTGCCCTGCATATTCTGATCTCATTTATTAAAATACATGGCATGTATGATCTAAGAGTGACCGAGACACTGATACATTACCTGTGTTTGAGTGATGTGAAAAAAGCCCTTGTATTTCTCTCGATTATGAATGACAAAAAATTGAGGGTGACTATTCCGGCTACCGTTTTTGGGACACTGATATACGGTGGCCGAGTTTTGGATGCATATGAGCTTTTGATTAGAGCTGAAAACAACCTACCTGTTATGAATGCCGTGGACTACTCCATTATGGTCGACAAGCTTTGTAAAGATCTGCTTATTGAGAAGGCATTAGATCTATGCTCTTTTGCAAAGAAAAAGGGGGTAGCTCTCAATGTTGTTACCTATAATTCTGTTATTCATGGATTGTGTCGCCAAGGTTGTCTTGTTGAGGCTTTTAGATTGTTCGACTCAATGGAGATAACTGGTGTTGCTGCTTCGAAGATTACATATGGTACACTTATTGATGCTTTAGTTAAAGAAGGACTTTTACTGGATGCCAGAACGGTCTTTGAAAGGATGTTCCTCAAGAATCTTCAGCCCAACactcatatttataattcaCTGATTAATGGTTATTGTAATTCCAGTCAGTTTGAGGAAGCTATTAAGCTTTTCTGCGATTTAGAGGCTAGAAATCTAAATCCTGATGGTTTCACAGTCAGTGCACTAATTAATGGCTACTGCCGGAAGGGTGATATGGAGGGAGCACtcaatttatattttgaatttagaaGCAAAGGTATATTACCtgattttcttggttttttgtGTGCAATCCGAGGCTTGTGTGCCAAGGGAAGGATGGAAGAATctcgaaatattttaaaagagatGCTTCAAACCCCATCAGTCATTGTTCTCCTACGCAAAATAGATAGCGAGCTGCAGTCAGATTCGGTGGAAAATTTACTTGGTTCCCTTTGTGAGCAAGGAAGTATTCTTGAGGCTGTTACTTTGCTTGGTGAAGTTGAAACTGCACTTTTCCCTGGACGGAGAAATTCTTCTTTCAGAGGGTCAACTACACATGATTTAGATCACGGGCCTTTAATCTTTGGTGAAAACATGATGAAAATTTTGTCAGATGACTATGGAAAAACACAGCAGTTGAGAGATTTTGATTCTTTCTATGCTCTTGTTCATTCATTTTGTTCAAAGGGAGAGCTAGCTAAAGCAAATAGGCTCGCAAAGTTAATCATGGAAATCTGA